A region of Myxococcus stipitatus DSM 14675 DNA encodes the following proteins:
- a CDS encoding lytic transglycosylase domain-containing protein, producing MGRKRAAASGFSIPWWAWVGLAAVTPVVLINVAVAWLGDTTVSPLSLSFLEMKVNALRAYGAHRPSCLLEGHEPLEPLIARAERRHGLPPGLLHALVLVESEGRVHRISPAGAMGPGQLMPTTAAMLGVDDPFDPAPALDGSARYLAEQLRRFRDVRLAVAAYNAGPGSVNGRVPRNGETEYYVPKVLSAWVLTRPPPPPKPAPVVARAKPAPAAVKPTRKTVATVPVRTIESPQPAQRARPTAVAPARKPVAAKPAAPVRPKATTAKPPAAPAKTPVRATQAKPVPAQVNTRQG from the coding sequence GTGGGACGCAAGCGGGCCGCTGCGAGCGGCTTCAGCATTCCGTGGTGGGCGTGGGTGGGGCTGGCGGCGGTGACGCCGGTGGTGCTCATCAACGTGGCCGTGGCGTGGCTGGGGGACACGACGGTGTCGCCGCTGTCGCTCTCGTTCCTGGAGATGAAGGTGAACGCGCTGCGCGCGTATGGGGCGCACCGGCCTTCGTGTCTGCTGGAGGGGCATGAGCCGCTGGAGCCGCTCATCGCGCGCGCGGAGCGGCGGCATGGCCTGCCTCCGGGGCTGTTGCATGCGCTGGTGTTGGTGGAGTCGGAGGGGCGCGTGCATCGCATCTCGCCCGCGGGGGCGATGGGCCCGGGGCAGCTGATGCCGACGACGGCGGCGATGCTCGGGGTGGATGACCCGTTCGACCCGGCACCGGCGTTGGATGGGAGTGCGCGGTACCTGGCGGAGCAGCTGCGGCGGTTCCGGGACGTGCGGCTCGCGGTGGCCGCGTACAACGCGGGGCCGGGCTCGGTGAATGGGCGTGTGCCGAGGAATGGGGAGACGGAGTACTACGTGCCGAAGGTGCTCTCGGCCTGGGTGCTCACGCGGCCGCCGCCACCGCCGAAGCCCGCTCCGGTCGTGGCGCGCGCGAAGCCCGCTCCAGCCGCCGTGAAGCCCACGCGAAAGACCGTGGCGACGGTGCCCGTCAGGACCATCGAGAGTCCACAGCCCGCGCAGCGGGCCCGGCCCACGGCCGTGGCACCCGCGCGCAAGCCGGTGGCCGCCAAGCCCGCGGCTCCGGTTCGGCCGAAGGCCACGACAGCGAAGCCTCCGGCGGCGCCAGCGAAGACTCCCGTGCGCGCGACCCAAGCGAAGCCCGTCCCGGCGCAGGTGAACACCCGGCAAGGGTGA
- a CDS encoding TPR end-of-group domain-containing protein yields the protein MSWGARNAREGSSGFSFEIPTRRTDCRGNITTGGLIEEAAWTESADVDSDSRAETYYKAAACASLGGNLEQAMTLLKSAAEHGFVAVDQLQHDPELEPLHSHADWAKVVARVTDHHAKAKPPPMPLPVLESIDVSRSRRADRDSVIEILGLKVGQPVVRSRHLTKIREKQLRERFNLAYASIGVIAFFAEENVGKAFASVDLVDAEDAQRLNFLPAPTGNMYDPDGLLAQWQEYEDKVMKLVQDGRWNHEAPPSCRVAHCAFGFGHPDVAAYEPRFVAKAPGVRDALLRVLKEEANADRRASVPYVLGYAGTPEQVISWLVPFFRDPHAGVRNNVIRAVLAFQTHLEKPVVDLGTVFDVMAMPHVMDRNKGTYLLEAVLQKLKPEELAARRTEVLQKVGVLLVDMTESRQPINRDPAVSGLKLLSGEGFETSAEWRQWLSRRKL from the coding sequence GTGTCATGGGGTGCCCGGAATGCGCGGGAGGGTTCAAGCGGGTTCTCGTTTGAGATTCCGACCCGAAGGACCGACTGTCGCGGAAATATCACGACTGGGGGTCTCATTGAGGAAGCCGCTTGGACTGAGTCTGCTGATGTCGACTCGGATTCGCGGGCGGAGACCTACTACAAGGCCGCCGCGTGCGCCTCGTTGGGTGGAAACCTCGAGCAGGCGATGACGTTGCTGAAGTCCGCCGCCGAACATGGGTTTGTCGCGGTGGACCAGCTCCAACATGACCCGGAACTCGAGCCGCTCCACTCTCACGCGGATTGGGCGAAGGTGGTGGCCCGTGTGACGGACCATCACGCCAAGGCCAAACCACCGCCCATGCCCCTGCCCGTGCTGGAGAGCATTGACGTCTCTCGCTCGCGCCGCGCGGACCGCGACTCCGTCATCGAGATATTGGGATTGAAGGTGGGCCAGCCCGTCGTTCGCAGCAGACACCTCACGAAGATACGGGAGAAGCAGCTTCGAGAGCGCTTCAACCTCGCCTACGCCAGCATCGGGGTCATCGCGTTCTTCGCGGAGGAGAACGTGGGCAAGGCCTTCGCGAGCGTCGACCTGGTGGACGCCGAGGATGCACAGCGCCTGAACTTCCTCCCCGCCCCCACGGGCAACATGTACGACCCCGACGGACTCCTCGCACAATGGCAGGAGTACGAAGACAAGGTGATGAAGCTGGTGCAGGACGGCCGCTGGAATCACGAGGCCCCGCCCTCCTGCAGGGTGGCCCACTGTGCATTTGGCTTTGGCCATCCGGATGTCGCGGCCTACGAGCCACGCTTCGTCGCGAAGGCCCCAGGCGTGCGGGACGCGCTGCTGCGCGTCTTGAAGGAGGAAGCGAACGCGGACCGCCGCGCGTCGGTGCCCTATGTCCTCGGATATGCGGGCACGCCCGAGCAGGTCATCTCCTGGCTCGTGCCCTTCTTCCGGGACCCCCACGCCGGTGTCCGCAACAATGTCATCCGCGCGGTGCTCGCATTCCAGACACACTTGGAGAAGCCCGTCGTCGACCTGGGCACGGTGTTCGACGTGATGGCGATGCCGCACGTGATGGACCGGAACAAGGGCACGTACCTGCTCGAAGCCGTGCTCCAGAAGCTCAAGCCCGAGGAGCTCGCGGCGCGACGCACCGAGGTGCTCCAGAAGGTCGGCGTGCTGCTCGTGGACATGACCGAGTCACGGCAACCCATCAACAGGGACCCCGCTGTGAGCGGGCTCAAGTTGCTCTCGGGTGAGGGCTTCGAGACCTCCGCTGAATGGCGGCAGTGGCTGTCACGGCGGAAGCTGTGA
- a CDS encoding sensor histidine kinase: MKFWLLQGLGWLPYLLVQLLFRAEDPPRFPFEHLLFAASLTLLALSGSLVLRAVYQARSTRPGGELKWLALVVGLSLAVALVVDLGHHALLWALASLREFFVPLAEDQPLFARAPLLCITYVAWSLLYLALSRQERLARAELSQQQLAVSLREAELQSLLAQLSPHFLFNAINNIRALILRDAESAREMLGRFADLLRYQIDGNKAALVTVSDELAVVHAYLALMRLQLGKRLQYEERVNSASLGRMTPKLSLQLLVENAVKHGLSQTSSPGVLRLEVDAGDGHLRMVVSNSGRLGDTAAGTGLGLLNLKKRLALAHGNAARFSLLQEGEWVVARIHIEGTP; encoded by the coding sequence GTGAAGTTCTGGCTGCTGCAGGGGTTGGGGTGGCTGCCCTACCTGCTCGTGCAGCTCCTGTTCCGGGCGGAAGACCCCCCGCGCTTTCCGTTCGAGCACCTGCTCTTCGCCGCCAGCCTCACGCTCCTGGCCTTGTCGGGCAGCCTGGTGCTACGCGCCGTCTACCAGGCGAGGAGCACCCGCCCGGGCGGGGAGCTGAAGTGGCTGGCGCTCGTCGTGGGGCTCAGCCTCGCGGTCGCGCTCGTCGTGGACCTGGGGCATCACGCGTTGCTGTGGGCGCTGGCCAGCCTGCGAGAGTTCTTCGTCCCACTGGCCGAGGACCAACCCCTGTTCGCCCGAGCCCCCCTCCTGTGCATCACCTACGTGGCTTGGAGCCTGCTCTATCTGGCGCTGAGCCGTCAGGAGCGTCTGGCGCGAGCCGAGCTCTCACAGCAGCAACTGGCTGTGTCCCTGCGCGAGGCCGAGCTGCAGAGCCTGCTCGCGCAACTCAGCCCCCACTTCCTGTTCAATGCCATCAACAACATTCGCGCGCTCATCCTGCGAGACGCCGAATCCGCCCGCGAGATGCTCGGTCGATTCGCGGACCTGTTGCGCTATCAAATCGACGGCAACAAGGCCGCCCTGGTCACCGTCTCCGACGAACTGGCGGTTGTCCACGCCTACCTCGCCTTGATGCGCCTGCAACTGGGGAAACGTCTCCAATATGAAGAGCGCGTCAACAGCGCCAGCCTGGGCCGGATGACCCCCAAGTTGTCACTCCAGTTGCTCGTGGAGAATGCCGTGAAGCACGGCCTCAGCCAAACCTCCTCCCCTGGCGTGTTGCGCCTGGAGGTCGATGCGGGCGACGGCCATCTGCGCATGGTGGTCAGCAACTCCGGCAGACTCGGCGACACCGCCGCTGGGACGGGCCTGGGCTTGCTCAACCTGAAGAAGCGCCTGGCCTTGGCTCATGGCAACGCCGCCCGATTCTCCCTGCTCCAGGAGGGGGAATGGGTCGTTGCCCGAATCCACATCGAGGGCACACCGTGA
- a CDS encoding vWA domain-containing protein codes for MSKRAFKVLAVLTFVLLAFVGTVTFFGDNLRRLFGSGTVCLAGDVDPHPAAMALAANTPRPAPADSLQRKSLRNFGAYDEPEAAPPPPPAGRTTSNPYTLTSDDTLSTFAVDVDTASYAQFRRSVKSDRIPADATVRVEEWVNYFRYRVPEPTPAEGPFHVALEAAPSPFSPRQHLLKVSLQGRHLTQAQRKPTHLVFLVDISGSMSGDDRLGLAKKSMKLAVAGLNPTDTVALTTYAGDVRTVLESTPVSQRKDIDAAIDALATGGGTNMGDGLELAYQHAVHKAGSKNVARVVVLTDGDTNLGRDQSADAMLARIGKYVKEGVTLSTIGFGMGNYRDDLMERLANRGNGNCYYIDSEREARRVFQEQLGGTMEVIAQDVKIQVEFDKVAVKGYRLLGYENRAIADKDFRKDSVDAGEVGSGHTVTALYELDLTGEGSRVATVRVRAKKPGGSEAAEQPFHLERSQVRDSLSSASADLRFAIAVAGTADLLRGTTPNDDRSFARLHALAADAVDGQEDREEFLTLLGKLRELLAPRGAVQSAQRPPY; via the coding sequence ATGAGCAAGCGCGCGTTCAAAGTCCTCGCCGTCCTGACGTTCGTCCTGCTCGCCTTCGTGGGCACTGTCACCTTCTTCGGTGACAACCTCCGCAGGCTCTTCGGCTCAGGCACCGTGTGCCTCGCGGGTGATGTGGACCCGCATCCGGCCGCCATGGCTCTCGCCGCGAACACCCCACGTCCCGCGCCCGCCGACAGCCTCCAGCGCAAGTCCCTGCGCAACTTCGGCGCCTACGACGAGCCCGAGGCAGCCCCGCCTCCGCCCCCCGCCGGCCGCACCACCTCCAATCCCTACACCCTCACCTCCGACGACACCCTCTCCACCTTCGCCGTCGACGTGGACACCGCCTCCTACGCCCAGTTCCGCCGCTCCGTGAAGAGCGACCGCATCCCCGCCGATGCCACCGTGCGCGTCGAGGAGTGGGTGAACTACTTCCGCTACCGCGTCCCCGAGCCCACCCCCGCCGAGGGCCCCTTCCACGTCGCCCTCGAGGCCGCCCCCTCCCCCTTCTCCCCGCGACAACACCTCCTCAAGGTCAGCCTCCAGGGCCGCCACCTCACCCAGGCCCAGCGCAAGCCCACGCACCTGGTCTTCCTCGTCGACATCAGCGGCTCCATGTCCGGCGATGACCGGCTGGGCCTCGCCAAGAAGTCCATGAAGCTGGCCGTCGCGGGCCTCAACCCCACCGACACCGTCGCGCTCACCACCTACGCCGGCGACGTGCGCACCGTCCTGGAGTCCACCCCCGTCAGCCAGCGCAAGGACATCGACGCCGCCATCGACGCCCTCGCCACCGGCGGCGGCACCAACATGGGCGATGGCCTGGAGCTCGCCTACCAACACGCCGTCCACAAGGCCGGCTCCAAGAACGTCGCCCGCGTCGTCGTCCTCACGGACGGCGACACCAACCTCGGCCGCGACCAGAGCGCCGACGCCATGCTGGCGCGCATCGGCAAGTACGTGAAGGAAGGCGTCACCCTCTCCACCATCGGCTTCGGCATGGGCAACTACCGCGATGACCTCATGGAGCGTCTGGCCAACCGAGGCAACGGCAACTGCTACTACATCGACTCGGAGCGAGAGGCCCGCCGCGTCTTCCAGGAGCAGCTCGGCGGCACCATGGAAGTCATTGCCCAGGACGTCAAAATCCAGGTGGAGTTCGACAAGGTCGCGGTGAAGGGCTACCGCCTCCTCGGCTACGAGAACCGCGCCATCGCCGACAAGGACTTCCGCAAGGACTCCGTCGACGCGGGCGAGGTCGGCTCCGGCCACACCGTCACCGCCCTGTATGAGCTGGACCTCACCGGCGAGGGCTCGCGCGTCGCCACCGTCCGCGTCCGCGCCAAGAAGCCCGGTGGCTCCGAGGCCGCCGAGCAGCCCTTCCACCTGGAGCGAAGCCAGGTGCGCGACTCCCTCTCCTCCGCCTCCGCGGACCTGCGCTTCGCCATCGCCGTCGCGGGCACCGCCGACCTCCTGCGCGGCACTACGCCCAACGATGACCGCAGCTTCGCGCGCCTCCACGCCCTCGCCGCGGACGCCGTCGACGGACAGGAGGACCGCGAGGAGTTCCTCACGCTGCTCGGCAAGCTGCGCGAATTGCTCGCGCCTCGCGGCGCCGTCCAGAGCGCCCAGCGCCCGCCGTACTGA
- a CDS encoding phage tail protein, which translates to MAEAEAPEAASREQETCSRARVLADPFRAYPFKLRIDGVVEGHFTQCSGLEGEVLGPRARTRGSSSITAGDMTLRQGVSQSPALWSWFLASMNGVPRCRGVSVLLLDTDGVTERMRWTIDEAWPKKWRAAPLDALGKRIAIDSLTLIFESLRRG; encoded by the coding sequence ATGGCTGAAGCCGAAGCCCCCGAAGCCGCGTCACGGGAGCAGGAGACTTGCTCGCGGGCACGTGTGCTCGCGGACCCGTTTCGCGCGTACCCCTTCAAGCTGCGCATCGACGGAGTCGTCGAGGGGCACTTCACCCAGTGCTCCGGGCTGGAGGGGGAGGTGCTGGGGCCGCGAGCCCGCACCCGCGGCTCCTCGTCCATCACCGCCGGGGACATGACGTTGCGTCAGGGTGTCTCCCAGTCACCGGCGCTGTGGAGCTGGTTCCTCGCGTCGATGAACGGGGTTCCCCGGTGCCGAGGTGTGTCCGTGTTGCTGTTGGACACGGATGGGGTGACGGAGCGGATGCGGTGGACAATCGATGAGGCGTGGCCGAAGAAGTGGCGGGCCGCGCCGTTGGATGCGTTGGGGAAGCGCATCGCCATCGACTCATTGACCCTCATCTTCGAGTCACTCCGCCGTGGGTAG
- a CDS encoding TetR/AcrR family transcriptional regulator: MEADKRPGRPGGRRETARRERTKELEDAALRLFVERGLDAVTIDDITQAAGVAKGTFYRYFDDKAVLVDALLEPVRGELLSGLEACGRALAQARGVEAMFEAYRAMAAVIASALLQYPSVVRLYLQESRGPAVGARRKVAELSREVSRHAVDITRRAHTHGLLRPIRPAVSGLAVVGAVERLLLAVLSEEDIGNPLELPDALTTLVLDGLRVPSAGKEGRRKLDGGGKRP; this comes from the coding sequence GTGGAGGCGGACAAGCGTCCGGGGAGGCCGGGAGGGCGGCGGGAGACGGCGCGGCGGGAGCGGACGAAGGAGCTGGAGGACGCGGCGCTGCGGCTCTTCGTGGAGCGGGGGCTGGACGCGGTGACCATCGACGACATCACCCAGGCGGCGGGCGTGGCCAAGGGGACGTTCTACCGGTACTTCGACGACAAGGCGGTGCTGGTGGACGCGCTGTTGGAGCCGGTGCGGGGGGAGCTGTTGTCGGGGCTGGAGGCGTGTGGCCGGGCGCTCGCGCAGGCGCGGGGCGTGGAGGCGATGTTCGAGGCGTACCGGGCGATGGCGGCGGTCATCGCGAGCGCGTTGTTGCAGTACCCCAGCGTGGTGCGGCTGTACCTCCAGGAGAGCCGAGGCCCCGCCGTGGGGGCCCGCAGGAAGGTGGCGGAGCTGTCTCGGGAGGTGTCGCGGCACGCGGTGGACATCACGCGGCGGGCGCACACGCACGGGTTGCTCCGGCCGATTCGTCCGGCGGTGAGCGGGCTGGCGGTGGTGGGGGCGGTGGAGCGGCTGTTGTTGGCGGTGTTGAGCGAGGAGGACATCGGCAATCCGTTGGAGTTGCCGGACGCGCTCACGACGTTGGTGCTGGACGGACTGCGGGTGCCTTCGGCGGGGAAGGAAGGGCGCCGGAAGTTGGACGGGGGCGGAAAGCGCCCTTAA
- a CDS encoding LytR/AlgR family response regulator transcription factor yields MIRALIVDDSELARFELEHQLRSHPQIQIVGQADDIHSAEALIESAAPDLLFLDIDLPGGNALQLLERLEHIPPIIFTTAFEQYALKAFEFNTVDYLLKPIQPERLAKALAKVDVPAERQSLLTPESQIFVKDGERCFLVKLKDIRCLEAVGNYSQLYFGAHSPLLYRSLNKIEERLDPNVFFRASRQHIVNLSYVEHVEPWSNGGLRLKLKGGQEIEVSRRQSGVLKQMLSF; encoded by the coding sequence GTGATTCGCGCACTGATAGTCGATGATTCCGAACTGGCCCGGTTCGAACTGGAACACCAACTGCGCTCGCACCCCCAGATTCAAATCGTGGGGCAGGCGGATGATATCCACAGCGCGGAGGCCCTGATTGAGTCCGCGGCACCCGACCTGCTCTTCCTGGACATCGACCTGCCAGGTGGCAACGCGCTGCAACTGCTCGAGCGCTTGGAGCACATCCCTCCCATCATCTTCACCACCGCGTTCGAGCAGTACGCCCTGAAGGCCTTCGAATTCAACACCGTGGACTATCTGCTCAAGCCCATCCAGCCCGAGCGTCTGGCCAAGGCCCTGGCGAAGGTGGACGTCCCAGCCGAACGGCAATCACTGCTCACGCCGGAGAGCCAGATCTTCGTCAAGGACGGCGAGCGGTGTTTCCTCGTCAAGCTCAAGGACATCCGCTGCCTGGAGGCCGTGGGGAATTACAGCCAGTTGTACTTCGGAGCGCATTCGCCGCTCCTCTATCGCTCGCTGAACAAGATTGAAGAACGGCTGGACCCGAACGTGTTCTTCCGCGCCAGCCGCCAACACATCGTCAACTTGAGCTACGTCGAGCATGTGGAGCCCTGGTCGAATGGGGGGCTGCGTCTGAAGCTGAAAGGCGGCCAGGAGATTGAGGTCTCCCGCCGCCAGAGTGGGGTGTTGAAGCAGATGCTCAGCTTCTGA
- a CDS encoding serine hydrolase domain-containing protein has product MNASQHLRVLGLVAWVAALAPWVAHGKSPSSLVSQLERAAEPFFSPSQPGGVVLVRKGNEVLLRKAYGLSDVENHVAMKPDSVLRLASVTKQFTAVAVLQCVEAGKLTLDQPLGETYPEAQGALARVTVRQLLTHTSGVKNISRIPESRTARRKDATLDELLAFFKDLPLEFEPGTRFSYSNSNYILLTKLIERASQQPYAEYMRRALFAPLGMNHTRYGSHLEVIPGRAQGYQKQGEQLMNADFISMTQPRGAGGLVSTVDDLNRWDLALYSDTLVSPRLLAEVFKPVSLADGSTQPYGFGWFTGEVQGVPSFEHNGFINGFNAYTLRAPEQRVYVAVLTNAEFLDPSHLAVELAAIALGKPYKKTSSQKLDVARWLGAYDFGQGVMREIQVREGRLYSQRVGNDPSELTQGQDGRYYFSEGFNHVTFSERADGKRVMTMHDRIAGDSVGVRTP; this is encoded by the coding sequence GTGAACGCATCCCAACACCTGAGAGTTCTTGGCCTTGTCGCTTGGGTCGCCGCCTTGGCGCCGTGGGTGGCGCACGGCAAGTCGCCCTCCTCGCTCGTGTCTCAACTGGAGCGGGCCGCGGAGCCCTTCTTTTCTCCCTCTCAGCCGGGCGGGGTCGTGCTGGTCCGCAAGGGGAACGAGGTCCTCCTTCGCAAGGCCTACGGTCTCTCCGACGTGGAGAACCACGTGGCGATGAAGCCGGACAGCGTGTTGCGGCTGGCCTCCGTCACCAAGCAGTTCACCGCCGTCGCGGTGCTCCAGTGCGTGGAGGCAGGCAAGCTGACCTTGGACCAGCCACTCGGCGAGACCTACCCCGAGGCCCAGGGGGCGCTGGCCCGTGTCACGGTTCGTCAGTTGCTGACGCACACCTCGGGCGTGAAGAACATCAGCCGCATCCCGGAGTCGCGCACGGCCCGTCGCAAGGACGCCACGCTGGATGAGCTGTTGGCCTTCTTCAAGGACCTGCCCCTGGAGTTCGAGCCGGGCACTCGCTTCAGCTACAGCAACTCCAATTACATCCTGCTGACGAAGCTCATCGAACGGGCGAGCCAGCAGCCCTACGCGGAGTACATGCGCCGCGCCCTCTTCGCGCCGCTGGGCATGAATCACACGCGCTACGGAAGCCACCTCGAGGTCATCCCTGGACGCGCCCAGGGGTACCAGAAGCAAGGGGAGCAACTGATGAACGCGGACTTCATCAGCATGACGCAGCCTCGAGGTGCCGGGGGGCTCGTAAGCACCGTGGATGATTTGAACCGGTGGGACCTGGCGCTCTACTCGGACACGCTGGTGAGCCCGCGCCTGTTGGCCGAGGTATTCAAGCCCGTCTCCCTGGCGGATGGTTCGACGCAACCGTATGGCTTCGGGTGGTTCACCGGGGAGGTGCAAGGGGTGCCGAGCTTCGAGCACAACGGCTTCATCAACGGCTTCAATGCCTACACCCTGCGAGCCCCTGAGCAACGGGTGTATGTCGCGGTCCTGACCAACGCCGAGTTCCTGGACCCCAGCCATCTCGCGGTGGAGTTGGCGGCCATCGCCCTGGGGAAGCCCTACAAGAAGACGTCCTCACAGAAGCTGGACGTGGCCAGATGGCTGGGTGCGTATGACTTCGGCCAGGGAGTCATGCGCGAAATCCAGGTCCGGGAGGGTCGCCTGTATTCCCAGCGCGTGGGGAACGACCCGAGCGAACTGACGCAAGGCCAGGACGGTCGCTACTACTTCTCGGAGGGGTTCAACCACGTCACCTTCAGCGAGCGCGCGGACGGGAAGCGCGTGATGACGATGCACGACCGCATCGCGGGTGACAGCGTGGGCGTGAGGACGCCGTAG
- a CDS encoding carboxypeptidase-like regulatory domain-containing protein: MIDEVDQRLKSWVRRIAGDAPVYLGVPDRETVEHGVCLYLLELGPAPLSRGGRRTPLQISVCYLVTAGADSPERAHRLLGELVFAALEEAEFEVDLTPVPAATWAGLRVAPRPGFRLRLAVRRDRPQPVVHHVRFPSVVPLAEALLGCVVGLGGKPVAGALVELPALSLATRTDDQGCFRFPRVPPVASVGRLEVRARGELLALGPEVLAAGPQPLLIRLPLKED, encoded by the coding sequence ATGATCGACGAAGTCGATCAGCGCTTGAAGTCGTGGGTGCGCCGCATTGCTGGCGACGCTCCCGTGTACCTGGGGGTACCCGACCGTGAGACTGTCGAACACGGCGTGTGTCTGTACCTGCTGGAGTTGGGGCCCGCCCCACTGTCGCGGGGAGGACGCAGGACACCGCTCCAGATATCCGTCTGCTACCTGGTCACCGCGGGCGCGGACTCACCCGAGCGCGCGCACCGGCTGTTGGGCGAGCTGGTCTTCGCGGCGCTGGAGGAGGCGGAGTTCGAGGTGGACCTCACCCCCGTGCCCGCCGCCACCTGGGCGGGGCTGCGGGTAGCGCCTCGCCCGGGCTTCCGGCTGAGGTTGGCCGTGCGGAGGGACCGGCCTCAGCCCGTGGTGCATCACGTGCGGTTTCCCTCCGTCGTGCCCCTGGCGGAGGCGCTGCTGGGGTGTGTGGTGGGGCTGGGAGGCAAGCCTGTCGCGGGCGCGCTGGTGGAGCTGCCCGCGCTGAGCCTCGCCACGCGCACGGACGACCAGGGCTGTTTTCGTTTTCCCCGCGTGCCGCCGGTGGCCTCGGTGGGTCGGCTGGAGGTGCGGGCCCGTGGGGAGTTGCTCGCGTTGGGGCCAGAGGTGCTCGCCGCGGGTCCGCAACCCCTGCTCATCCGCTTGCCGCTGAAGGAGGACTGA
- a CDS encoding amidase translates to MDPFVSLDATAQAELVRRREVSPLELVDAAITRIERCNPKLNAVVQTQFDTARLRAKNPLPQGPFTGVPFLLKDLHAAQEGYPLTSGSRFTRDFSPNHDSELVKRHLRAGLIVLGKTNTPELGLLPTTEGELHGPCRNPWDLTRSPGGSSGGAAAAVASGMVPFAHASDGGGSIRGPASHCGLFGLKPSRGRNPTGPELADPFHWLIGEHALTRSVRDSATLLDATEGPDVGAPSIAPPKTRPYQLEAGAPPGRLRIGLTLRNAMGAPIHPECLAAVTATARKLEGLGHAVSEGHLQTAGDEDLGQHFMTAWACGVVSSIEGLARRTGRPPSSEHFEPFTWALYQFGQGQGLSAYLHAQAEILRFSRAFARHFEDVDVWLLPTTTEPALALGQFPAPPDDPLAPLFRAATLVPYCPMANMAGNPAMSVPLHWTPEGLPVGVQFISRFGDEATLFRLAAQLEAAHPWTHRRPAVFG, encoded by the coding sequence ATGGACCCCTTCGTCAGCCTCGACGCCACCGCCCAGGCCGAGCTCGTCCGCCGCCGGGAAGTCTCTCCGCTGGAGCTCGTGGACGCGGCCATCACCCGCATCGAGCGCTGCAACCCCAAGCTCAACGCCGTCGTGCAGACCCAGTTCGACACGGCCCGGCTGCGCGCGAAGAATCCACTGCCCCAGGGCCCCTTCACCGGCGTGCCCTTCCTCCTCAAGGACCTGCACGCCGCGCAGGAAGGCTATCCGCTCACCTCCGGCTCGCGCTTCACGCGGGACTTCTCGCCGAACCACGACAGCGAGCTCGTCAAACGCCATCTGCGCGCGGGCCTCATCGTGCTGGGCAAGACGAACACGCCGGAGCTGGGCCTCCTGCCCACCACGGAGGGCGAGCTCCACGGCCCCTGCCGCAACCCGTGGGACCTGACGCGCTCTCCCGGAGGCTCCAGCGGCGGCGCGGCGGCGGCGGTCGCCAGCGGCATGGTGCCCTTCGCGCACGCCTCCGACGGCGGTGGCTCCATCCGAGGCCCCGCGTCCCACTGCGGCCTCTTCGGCCTCAAGCCCAGCCGAGGCCGCAACCCCACCGGCCCGGAGCTGGCCGACCCCTTCCACTGGCTCATCGGAGAACACGCCCTCACCCGCTCCGTACGAGACAGCGCCACCCTGCTCGACGCCACCGAGGGCCCCGACGTCGGTGCGCCCTCCATCGCTCCACCGAAGACGCGGCCCTATCAGCTGGAAGCCGGCGCGCCTCCGGGACGCCTGCGCATCGGCCTCACGCTGCGCAACGCGATGGGCGCCCCCATCCACCCCGAGTGCCTGGCCGCCGTCACCGCCACCGCGCGCAAGCTGGAGGGCCTGGGCCACGCCGTGTCGGAGGGCCACCTCCAGACAGCCGGCGACGAGGATCTGGGCCAGCACTTCATGACGGCCTGGGCGTGCGGCGTCGTGTCCAGCATCGAAGGGCTCGCGCGGCGCACCGGCCGCCCCCCCTCCTCCGAGCACTTCGAGCCCTTCACCTGGGCGCTCTACCAGTTCGGACAGGGCCAGGGCCTCTCCGCCTACCTGCACGCGCAGGCGGAAATCCTGCGCTTCAGCCGCGCCTTCGCCCGGCACTTCGAGGACGTGGACGTCTGGCTCCTGCCCACCACCACGGAGCCCGCGCTGGCGCTGGGGCAGTTCCCCGCTCCGCCGGATGACCCGCTCGCGCCGCTGTTCCGCGCCGCCACGCTCGTCCCCTACTGCCCCATGGCCAACATGGCGGGCAACCCCGCGATGAGCGTGCCACTTCATTGGACCCCAGAGGGACTGCCCGTCGGCGTGCAGTTCATCAGCCGCTTCGGAGACGAGGCCACGCTCTTCCGGCTGGCCGCGCAGTTGGAGGCCGCGCATCCGTGGACGCATCGCCGCCCCGCCGTGTTCGGCTAG